One region of Lytechinus pictus isolate F3 Inbred chromosome 8, Lp3.0, whole genome shotgun sequence genomic DNA includes:
- the LOC129266392 gene encoding zinc finger protein 345-like isoform X3 codes for MANNEVTLDKEIKEEPYETYSIVKEEDLKDTLTEQNPLQEDKAEKPRGTAETSLEHGNLEGRLTGDGGSEALETHGQQEVDRDDSMVDGRSEEGWTEDNDDDKEMEVPQSSERTLICFIKEEPEDSTEGEAVGSNLHDTPSCSQQGGKSNLSRRIQEMSGDRSHGKHLLEDRLSEDDSYPAPNQVGCSRREVDRNDGRLEVHVDTDIKVESGANCETSCAGSIQTSPVCSIRNDRHLSSSNPARDKPFACSVCNRQFMHRSSLNSHMKTHGTEKPHVCFVCKERYLHLSSLRAHMQSHTGEKPYECSICDKRFSYSSSLRTHIALHTGNKPHQCSLCSKTFSKRDHLVSHQRTHVRKTESIQSTRVCSSKNERLHECSLCEKKFVRAYDLRTHVRIHTGEKPYACSICDKCFGDASNLKAHMAVHTGEKPHQCSHCSQTYWKRAQLIAHERTHLSETGSVHDGQSSNNPVEEKPFRCAICNKGFYQIPYLDKHLRTHGDEKPHECPVCKKRFLRGSNLGRHMRIHTKEKPYVCSICDKTFRFDSNLRSHMTVHTGKKPHQCSLCSKTYWKRAQLIAHERTHLSETGSVRDGQSSNNPVEEKPFRCAICNKGFYQISYLDKHLRTHGDEKPHECPVCKKRFLRGSNLGRHMRIHTKEKPYVCSICDKTFRFDSNLRSHMTVHTGKKPHQCSLCSKTYWKRDRLVEHERTHTSENPFSCLVCDARFNSTHELVEHRNTHTGMETIVVSIIPT; via the exons ATGGCAAACAACGAGGTGACCTTAGACAAGGAAATCAAAGAGGAGCCATATGAGACATACAGCATTGTCAAGGAAGAAGACCTGAAGGACACTTTGACAGAACAGAATCCCTTGCAGGAAGACAAGGCAGAGAAACCAAGAGGAACTGCTGAGACTTCCTTAGAGCATGGTAATTTAGAAGGAAGACTGACCGGAGATGGTGGATCGGAAGCGCTAGAAACACATGGTCAGCAAGAAGTGGACCGTGATGATTCCATGGTGGATGGAAGGTCAGAAGAAGGCTGGACAGaagacaatgatgatgacaagGAGATGGAGGTTCCTCAATCATCAGAAAGGACGTTGATTTGCTTTATAAAGGAAGAACCTGAAGACAGTACTGAAGGTGAAGCTGTAGGCTCCAATCTCCATGACACACCATCCTGCAGCCAGCAag GTGGGAAGTCAAATTTGTCTCGAAGGATTCAGGAAATGTCAGGTGATAGGTCGCATGGGAAACATCTTCTAGAAGATCGACTGAGTGAGGATGATTCTTATCCTGCACCAAACCAAGTGGGTTGTTCTCGAAGAGAGGTGGATCGTAATGATGGAAGattggaagtacatgtagatacagaCATCAAAGTGGAGTCCGGTGCGAACTGTGAAACGTCCTGTGCAGGAAGCATACAGACTTCTCCTGTTTGTTCAATAAGAAATGATAGACATTTGTCTTCCAGCAACCCAGCGAGAGATAAGCCTTTCGCCTGCTCTGTTTGCAACAGACAATTTATGCATAGGTCTTCTCTAAATTCTCATATGAAAACCCATGGAACAGAAAAGCCTCACGTGTGTTTTGTTTGCAAGGAACGATATCTACATCTATCTAGTCTCAGAGCCCATATGCAAAGTCATACAGGAGAAAAACCCTATGAATGTTCTATTTGTGACAAAAGATTCAGTTATTCCAGTAGTCTCAGAACACACATTGCTCTCCATACGGGAAATAAACCACATCAGTGTTCACTTTGCTCAAAGACATTTTCGAAGAGAGATCATTTGGTTTCACACCAACGAACACATGTACGTAAAACGGAAAGTATACAGTCTACTCGAGTTTGTTCAAGCAAAAATGAAAGGCTTCACGAGTGTTCTTTGTGCGAGAAAAAATTTGTGCGTGCATATGATCTCAGAACTCATGTGCGAATtcacacaggagaaaaacccTACGCGTGTTCAATCTGTGACAAATGCTTCGGCGATGCCAGTAATCTCAAAGCACATATGGCAGTCCATACAGGGGAAAAACCACATCAGTGTTCACATTGTTCGCAGACCTATTGGAAGAGAGCTCAATTGATTGCACATGAAAGAACACATTTAAGTGAAACCGGAAGTGTACATGATGGACAATCTTCCAATAACCCGGTAGAAGAAAAACCTTTTAGGTGTGCTATTTGCAACAAAGGATTTTACCAAATACCTTATCTGGATAAACATTTGAGAACCCATGGAGATGAAAAGCCTCATGAATGTCCCGTGTGCAAGAAAAGATTTCTGCGTGGCTCTAATCTCGGAAGACATATGAGAATTCATACAAAAGAAAAACCTTACGTCTGTTCTATTTGTGACAAAACCTTCAGGTTTGACAGTAATCTCAGGTCACATATGACTGTTCATACAGGGAAAAAGCCACACCAGTGTTCACTTTGTTCAAAGACATATTGGAAGAGAGCTCAATTGATTGCACATGAAAGAACACATTTAAGTGAAACCGGAAGTGTACGTGATGGACAATCTTCCAATAACCCGGTAGAAGAAAAACCTTTTAGGTGTGCTATTTGCAACAAAGGATTTTACCAAATATCTTATCTGGATAAACATTTGAGAACCCATGGAGATGAAAAGCCTCATGAATGTCCCGTGTGCAAGAAAAGATTTCTGCGTGGCTCTAATCTCGGAAGACATATGAGAATTCATACAAAAGAAAAACCTTACGTCTGTTCTATTTGTGACAAAACCTTCAGGTTTGACAGTAATCTCAGGTCACATATGACTGTTCATACAGGGAAAAAGCCACACCAGTGTTCACTTTGTTCAAAGACATATTGGAAGAGAGATAGATTAGTTGAACACGAAAGAACTCATACGAGTGAGAACCCCTTTTCATGCTTGGTGTGTGATGCAAGATTTAATAGTACACATGAGCTGGTGGAACACAGAAATACACACACAGGAATGGAAACCATTGTAGTGTCCATTATTCCCACATAA
- the LOC129266392 gene encoding zinc finger protein 271-like isoform X2 has translation MMERRTGISNMAVDLSESFREKEENEAVCDQGVWRIRVSETTMKGLREIRLRLSLSSYEEVFCVLLASYKDSTSWRHQTDTVGLSTNHRRTMANNEVTLDKEIKEEPYETYSIVKEEDLKDTLTEQNPLQEDKAEKPRGTAETSLEHGNLEGRLTGDGGSEALETHGQQEVDRDDSMVDGRSEEGWTEDNDDDKEMEVPQSSERTLICFIKEEPEDSTEGEAVGSNLHDTPSCSQQGGKSNLSRRIQEMSGDRSHGKHLLEDRLSEDDSYPAPNQVGCSRREVDRNDGRLEVHVDTDIKVESGANCETSCAGSIQTSPVCSIRNDRHLSSSNPARDKPFACSVCNRQFMHRSSLNSHMKTHGTEKPHVCFVCKERYLHLSSLRAHMQSHTGEKPYECSICDKRFSYSSSLRTHIALHTGNKPHQCSLCSKTFSKRDHLVSHQRTHVRKTESIQSTRVCSSKNERLHECSLCEKKFVRAYDLRTHVRIHTGEKPYACSICDKCFGDASNLKAHMAVHTGEKPHQCSHCSQTYWKRAQLIAHERTHLSETGSVHDGQSSNNPVEEKPFRCAICNKGFYQIPYLDKHLRTHGDEKPHECPVCKKRFLRGSNLGRHMRIHTKEKPYVCSICDKTFRFDSNLRSHMTVHTGKKPHQCSLCSKTYWKRAQLIAHERTHLSETGSVRDGQSSNNPVEEKPFRCAICNKGFYQISYLDKHLRTHGDEKPHECPVCKKRFLRGSNLGRHMRIHTKEKPYVCSICDKTFRFDSNLRSHMTVHTGKKPHQCSLCSKTYWKRDRLVEHERTHTSENPFSCLVCDARFNSTHELVEHRNTHTGMETIVVSIIPT, from the exons ATGATGGAAAGGAGAACGGGAATATCGAATATGGCGGTAGATCTTTCAGAGAGCTTTCGGGAGAAGGAAGAAAATGAAGCCGTTTGTGACCAGGGCGTGTGGCGAATACGAGTGAGCGAGACAACAATGAAAGGTCTCCGAGAGATTCGGCTCAGACTCTCGTTGAGTTCGTACGAAGAAGTATTTTGTGTGCTTCTCGCTAG TTATAAAGATTCAACAAGCTGGAGACACCAAACCGACACTGTGGGACTGAGTACAAATCATAGGAG AACCATGGCAAACAACGAGGTGACCTTAGACAAGGAAATCAAAGAGGAGCCATATGAGACATACAGCATTGTCAAGGAAGAAGACCTGAAGGACACTTTGACAGAACAGAATCCCTTGCAGGAAGACAAGGCAGAGAAACCAAGAGGAACTGCTGAGACTTCCTTAGAGCATGGTAATTTAGAAGGAAGACTGACCGGAGATGGTGGATCGGAAGCGCTAGAAACACATGGTCAGCAAGAAGTGGACCGTGATGATTCCATGGTGGATGGAAGGTCAGAAGAAGGCTGGACAGaagacaatgatgatgacaagGAGATGGAGGTTCCTCAATCATCAGAAAGGACGTTGATTTGCTTTATAAAGGAAGAACCTGAAGACAGTACTGAAGGTGAAGCTGTAGGCTCCAATCTCCATGACACACCATCCTGCAGCCAGCAag GTGGGAAGTCAAATTTGTCTCGAAGGATTCAGGAAATGTCAGGTGATAGGTCGCATGGGAAACATCTTCTAGAAGATCGACTGAGTGAGGATGATTCTTATCCTGCACCAAACCAAGTGGGTTGTTCTCGAAGAGAGGTGGATCGTAATGATGGAAGattggaagtacatgtagatacagaCATCAAAGTGGAGTCCGGTGCGAACTGTGAAACGTCCTGTGCAGGAAGCATACAGACTTCTCCTGTTTGTTCAATAAGAAATGATAGACATTTGTCTTCCAGCAACCCAGCGAGAGATAAGCCTTTCGCCTGCTCTGTTTGCAACAGACAATTTATGCATAGGTCTTCTCTAAATTCTCATATGAAAACCCATGGAACAGAAAAGCCTCACGTGTGTTTTGTTTGCAAGGAACGATATCTACATCTATCTAGTCTCAGAGCCCATATGCAAAGTCATACAGGAGAAAAACCCTATGAATGTTCTATTTGTGACAAAAGATTCAGTTATTCCAGTAGTCTCAGAACACACATTGCTCTCCATACGGGAAATAAACCACATCAGTGTTCACTTTGCTCAAAGACATTTTCGAAGAGAGATCATTTGGTTTCACACCAACGAACACATGTACGTAAAACGGAAAGTATACAGTCTACTCGAGTTTGTTCAAGCAAAAATGAAAGGCTTCACGAGTGTTCTTTGTGCGAGAAAAAATTTGTGCGTGCATATGATCTCAGAACTCATGTGCGAATtcacacaggagaaaaacccTACGCGTGTTCAATCTGTGACAAATGCTTCGGCGATGCCAGTAATCTCAAAGCACATATGGCAGTCCATACAGGGGAAAAACCACATCAGTGTTCACATTGTTCGCAGACCTATTGGAAGAGAGCTCAATTGATTGCACATGAAAGAACACATTTAAGTGAAACCGGAAGTGTACATGATGGACAATCTTCCAATAACCCGGTAGAAGAAAAACCTTTTAGGTGTGCTATTTGCAACAAAGGATTTTACCAAATACCTTATCTGGATAAACATTTGAGAACCCATGGAGATGAAAAGCCTCATGAATGTCCCGTGTGCAAGAAAAGATTTCTGCGTGGCTCTAATCTCGGAAGACATATGAGAATTCATACAAAAGAAAAACCTTACGTCTGTTCTATTTGTGACAAAACCTTCAGGTTTGACAGTAATCTCAGGTCACATATGACTGTTCATACAGGGAAAAAGCCACACCAGTGTTCACTTTGTTCAAAGACATATTGGAAGAGAGCTCAATTGATTGCACATGAAAGAACACATTTAAGTGAAACCGGAAGTGTACGTGATGGACAATCTTCCAATAACCCGGTAGAAGAAAAACCTTTTAGGTGTGCTATTTGCAACAAAGGATTTTACCAAATATCTTATCTGGATAAACATTTGAGAACCCATGGAGATGAAAAGCCTCATGAATGTCCCGTGTGCAAGAAAAGATTTCTGCGTGGCTCTAATCTCGGAAGACATATGAGAATTCATACAAAAGAAAAACCTTACGTCTGTTCTATTTGTGACAAAACCTTCAGGTTTGACAGTAATCTCAGGTCACATATGACTGTTCATACAGGGAAAAAGCCACACCAGTGTTCACTTTGTTCAAAGACATATTGGAAGAGAGATAGATTAGTTGAACACGAAAGAACTCATACGAGTGAGAACCCCTTTTCATGCTTGGTGTGTGATGCAAGATTTAATAGTACACATGAGCTGGTGGAACACAGAAATACACACACAGGAATGGAAACCATTGTAGTGTCCATTATTCCCACATAA
- the LOC129266392 gene encoding zinc finger protein 271-like isoform X1, whose protein sequence is MMERRTGISNMAVDLSESFREKEENEAVCDQGVWRIRVSETTMKGLREIRLRLSLSSYEEVFCVLLASYKDSTSWRHQTDTVGLSTNHRSKSLTEAGHQRTEECEAGNADIKTMANNEVTLDKEIKEEPYETYSIVKEEDLKDTLTEQNPLQEDKAEKPRGTAETSLEHGNLEGRLTGDGGSEALETHGQQEVDRDDSMVDGRSEEGWTEDNDDDKEMEVPQSSERTLICFIKEEPEDSTEGEAVGSNLHDTPSCSQQGGKSNLSRRIQEMSGDRSHGKHLLEDRLSEDDSYPAPNQVGCSRREVDRNDGRLEVHVDTDIKVESGANCETSCAGSIQTSPVCSIRNDRHLSSSNPARDKPFACSVCNRQFMHRSSLNSHMKTHGTEKPHVCFVCKERYLHLSSLRAHMQSHTGEKPYECSICDKRFSYSSSLRTHIALHTGNKPHQCSLCSKTFSKRDHLVSHQRTHVRKTESIQSTRVCSSKNERLHECSLCEKKFVRAYDLRTHVRIHTGEKPYACSICDKCFGDASNLKAHMAVHTGEKPHQCSHCSQTYWKRAQLIAHERTHLSETGSVHDGQSSNNPVEEKPFRCAICNKGFYQIPYLDKHLRTHGDEKPHECPVCKKRFLRGSNLGRHMRIHTKEKPYVCSICDKTFRFDSNLRSHMTVHTGKKPHQCSLCSKTYWKRAQLIAHERTHLSETGSVRDGQSSNNPVEEKPFRCAICNKGFYQISYLDKHLRTHGDEKPHECPVCKKRFLRGSNLGRHMRIHTKEKPYVCSICDKTFRFDSNLRSHMTVHTGKKPHQCSLCSKTYWKRDRLVEHERTHTSENPFSCLVCDARFNSTHELVEHRNTHTGMETIVVSIIPT, encoded by the exons ATGATGGAAAGGAGAACGGGAATATCGAATATGGCGGTAGATCTTTCAGAGAGCTTTCGGGAGAAGGAAGAAAATGAAGCCGTTTGTGACCAGGGCGTGTGGCGAATACGAGTGAGCGAGACAACAATGAAAGGTCTCCGAGAGATTCGGCTCAGACTCTCGTTGAGTTCGTACGAAGAAGTATTTTGTGTGCTTCTCGCTAG TTATAAAGATTCAACAAGCTGGAGACACCAAACCGACACTGTGGGACTGAGTACAAATCATAGGAG TAAGAGCTTAACTGAGGCAGGTCATCAAAGGACTGAAGAATGTGAAGCTGGCAATGCTGATATAAA AACCATGGCAAACAACGAGGTGACCTTAGACAAGGAAATCAAAGAGGAGCCATATGAGACATACAGCATTGTCAAGGAAGAAGACCTGAAGGACACTTTGACAGAACAGAATCCCTTGCAGGAAGACAAGGCAGAGAAACCAAGAGGAACTGCTGAGACTTCCTTAGAGCATGGTAATTTAGAAGGAAGACTGACCGGAGATGGTGGATCGGAAGCGCTAGAAACACATGGTCAGCAAGAAGTGGACCGTGATGATTCCATGGTGGATGGAAGGTCAGAAGAAGGCTGGACAGaagacaatgatgatgacaagGAGATGGAGGTTCCTCAATCATCAGAAAGGACGTTGATTTGCTTTATAAAGGAAGAACCTGAAGACAGTACTGAAGGTGAAGCTGTAGGCTCCAATCTCCATGACACACCATCCTGCAGCCAGCAag GTGGGAAGTCAAATTTGTCTCGAAGGATTCAGGAAATGTCAGGTGATAGGTCGCATGGGAAACATCTTCTAGAAGATCGACTGAGTGAGGATGATTCTTATCCTGCACCAAACCAAGTGGGTTGTTCTCGAAGAGAGGTGGATCGTAATGATGGAAGattggaagtacatgtagatacagaCATCAAAGTGGAGTCCGGTGCGAACTGTGAAACGTCCTGTGCAGGAAGCATACAGACTTCTCCTGTTTGTTCAATAAGAAATGATAGACATTTGTCTTCCAGCAACCCAGCGAGAGATAAGCCTTTCGCCTGCTCTGTTTGCAACAGACAATTTATGCATAGGTCTTCTCTAAATTCTCATATGAAAACCCATGGAACAGAAAAGCCTCACGTGTGTTTTGTTTGCAAGGAACGATATCTACATCTATCTAGTCTCAGAGCCCATATGCAAAGTCATACAGGAGAAAAACCCTATGAATGTTCTATTTGTGACAAAAGATTCAGTTATTCCAGTAGTCTCAGAACACACATTGCTCTCCATACGGGAAATAAACCACATCAGTGTTCACTTTGCTCAAAGACATTTTCGAAGAGAGATCATTTGGTTTCACACCAACGAACACATGTACGTAAAACGGAAAGTATACAGTCTACTCGAGTTTGTTCAAGCAAAAATGAAAGGCTTCACGAGTGTTCTTTGTGCGAGAAAAAATTTGTGCGTGCATATGATCTCAGAACTCATGTGCGAATtcacacaggagaaaaacccTACGCGTGTTCAATCTGTGACAAATGCTTCGGCGATGCCAGTAATCTCAAAGCACATATGGCAGTCCATACAGGGGAAAAACCACATCAGTGTTCACATTGTTCGCAGACCTATTGGAAGAGAGCTCAATTGATTGCACATGAAAGAACACATTTAAGTGAAACCGGAAGTGTACATGATGGACAATCTTCCAATAACCCGGTAGAAGAAAAACCTTTTAGGTGTGCTATTTGCAACAAAGGATTTTACCAAATACCTTATCTGGATAAACATTTGAGAACCCATGGAGATGAAAAGCCTCATGAATGTCCCGTGTGCAAGAAAAGATTTCTGCGTGGCTCTAATCTCGGAAGACATATGAGAATTCATACAAAAGAAAAACCTTACGTCTGTTCTATTTGTGACAAAACCTTCAGGTTTGACAGTAATCTCAGGTCACATATGACTGTTCATACAGGGAAAAAGCCACACCAGTGTTCACTTTGTTCAAAGACATATTGGAAGAGAGCTCAATTGATTGCACATGAAAGAACACATTTAAGTGAAACCGGAAGTGTACGTGATGGACAATCTTCCAATAACCCGGTAGAAGAAAAACCTTTTAGGTGTGCTATTTGCAACAAAGGATTTTACCAAATATCTTATCTGGATAAACATTTGAGAACCCATGGAGATGAAAAGCCTCATGAATGTCCCGTGTGCAAGAAAAGATTTCTGCGTGGCTCTAATCTCGGAAGACATATGAGAATTCATACAAAAGAAAAACCTTACGTCTGTTCTATTTGTGACAAAACCTTCAGGTTTGACAGTAATCTCAGGTCACATATGACTGTTCATACAGGGAAAAAGCCACACCAGTGTTCACTTTGTTCAAAGACATATTGGAAGAGAGATAGATTAGTTGAACACGAAAGAACTCATACGAGTGAGAACCCCTTTTCATGCTTGGTGTGTGATGCAAGATTTAATAGTACACATGAGCTGGTGGAACACAGAAATACACACACAGGAATGGAAACCATTGTAGTGTCCATTATTCCCACATAA
- the LOC129266392 gene encoding zinc finger protein ZFP2-like isoform X5, giving the protein MSTQYKETIPCGKSNLSRRIQEMSGDRSHGKHLLEDRLSEDDSYPAPNQVGCSRREVDRNDGRLEVHVDTDIKVESGANCETSCAGSIQTSPVCSIRNDRHLSSSNPARDKPFACSVCNRQFMHRSSLNSHMKTHGTEKPHVCFVCKERYLHLSSLRAHMQSHTGEKPYECSICDKRFSYSSSLRTHIALHTGNKPHQCSLCSKTFSKRDHLVSHQRTHVRKTESIQSTRVCSSKNERLHECSLCEKKFVRAYDLRTHVRIHTGEKPYACSICDKCFGDASNLKAHMAVHTGEKPHQCSHCSQTYWKRAQLIAHERTHLSETGSVHDGQSSNNPVEEKPFRCAICNKGFYQIPYLDKHLRTHGDEKPHECPVCKKRFLRGSNLGRHMRIHTKEKPYVCSICDKTFRFDSNLRSHMTVHTGKKPHQCSLCSKTYWKRAQLIAHERTHLSETGSVRDGQSSNNPVEEKPFRCAICNKGFYQISYLDKHLRTHGDEKPHECPVCKKRFLRGSNLGRHMRIHTKEKPYVCSICDKTFRFDSNLRSHMTVHTGKKPHQCSLCSKTYWKRDRLVEHERTHTSENPFSCLVCDARFNSTHELVEHRNTHTGMETIVVSIIPT; this is encoded by the exons ATGTCTACACAGTACAAGGAGACTATACCAT GTGGGAAGTCAAATTTGTCTCGAAGGATTCAGGAAATGTCAGGTGATAGGTCGCATGGGAAACATCTTCTAGAAGATCGACTGAGTGAGGATGATTCTTATCCTGCACCAAACCAAGTGGGTTGTTCTCGAAGAGAGGTGGATCGTAATGATGGAAGattggaagtacatgtagatacagaCATCAAAGTGGAGTCCGGTGCGAACTGTGAAACGTCCTGTGCAGGAAGCATACAGACTTCTCCTGTTTGTTCAATAAGAAATGATAGACATTTGTCTTCCAGCAACCCAGCGAGAGATAAGCCTTTCGCCTGCTCTGTTTGCAACAGACAATTTATGCATAGGTCTTCTCTAAATTCTCATATGAAAACCCATGGAACAGAAAAGCCTCACGTGTGTTTTGTTTGCAAGGAACGATATCTACATCTATCTAGTCTCAGAGCCCATATGCAAAGTCATACAGGAGAAAAACCCTATGAATGTTCTATTTGTGACAAAAGATTCAGTTATTCCAGTAGTCTCAGAACACACATTGCTCTCCATACGGGAAATAAACCACATCAGTGTTCACTTTGCTCAAAGACATTTTCGAAGAGAGATCATTTGGTTTCACACCAACGAACACATGTACGTAAAACGGAAAGTATACAGTCTACTCGAGTTTGTTCAAGCAAAAATGAAAGGCTTCACGAGTGTTCTTTGTGCGAGAAAAAATTTGTGCGTGCATATGATCTCAGAACTCATGTGCGAATtcacacaggagaaaaacccTACGCGTGTTCAATCTGTGACAAATGCTTCGGCGATGCCAGTAATCTCAAAGCACATATGGCAGTCCATACAGGGGAAAAACCACATCAGTGTTCACATTGTTCGCAGACCTATTGGAAGAGAGCTCAATTGATTGCACATGAAAGAACACATTTAAGTGAAACCGGAAGTGTACATGATGGACAATCTTCCAATAACCCGGTAGAAGAAAAACCTTTTAGGTGTGCTATTTGCAACAAAGGATTTTACCAAATACCTTATCTGGATAAACATTTGAGAACCCATGGAGATGAAAAGCCTCATGAATGTCCCGTGTGCAAGAAAAGATTTCTGCGTGGCTCTAATCTCGGAAGACATATGAGAATTCATACAAAAGAAAAACCTTACGTCTGTTCTATTTGTGACAAAACCTTCAGGTTTGACAGTAATCTCAGGTCACATATGACTGTTCATACAGGGAAAAAGCCACACCAGTGTTCACTTTGTTCAAAGACATATTGGAAGAGAGCTCAATTGATTGCACATGAAAGAACACATTTAAGTGAAACCGGAAGTGTACGTGATGGACAATCTTCCAATAACCCGGTAGAAGAAAAACCTTTTAGGTGTGCTATTTGCAACAAAGGATTTTACCAAATATCTTATCTGGATAAACATTTGAGAACCCATGGAGATGAAAAGCCTCATGAATGTCCCGTGTGCAAGAAAAGATTTCTGCGTGGCTCTAATCTCGGAAGACATATGAGAATTCATACAAAAGAAAAACCTTACGTCTGTTCTATTTGTGACAAAACCTTCAGGTTTGACAGTAATCTCAGGTCACATATGACTGTTCATACAGGGAAAAAGCCACACCAGTGTTCACTTTGTTCAAAGACATATTGGAAGAGAGATAGATTAGTTGAACACGAAAGAACTCATACGAGTGAGAACCCCTTTTCATGCTTGGTGTGTGATGCAAGATTTAATAGTACACATGAGCTGGTGGAACACAGAAATACACACACAGGAATGGAAACCATTGTAGTGTCCATTATTCCCACATAA